One part of the Lotus japonicus ecotype B-129 chromosome 2, LjGifu_v1.2 genome encodes these proteins:
- the LOC130736553 gene encoding pentatricopeptide repeat-containing protein At4g11690-like has translation MIGIGFSPSIATYNKVVSAYCNYEKVEEALGILRVMAKRGLSPDVVSYSTVISGFCQIGKLGRREFSMAFYLHDEMAFTLHHEMTHHGSLRDSVIFSVLINGLEKKARTREAKVTLLSMIGEVYLSIPTYITCDTLIENCSNNEFKSVVGLFKGFSMRGLVNEAAVRNVGPIADPQEILVNHEVAGSRVWRVYSRRGKKGIPNKLVRPTGFFRRNQWMPTKKTKQTVTHMEAKIDALENELVEMRSSLAAVTTAVKDLPTSLVAMMEKSMGKTHQTEEASVNHDLGGVSGIKTGLQTQTPTLSSGGEKERRIHQLHREALTEFPNQ, from the exons ATGATTGGTATTGGGTTTTCGCCGTCTATTGCTACATATAACAAGGTTGTTAGTGCATATTGCAATTATGAGAAGGTTGAGGAGGCTTTGGGGATTTTGAGGGTCATGGCTAAGAGGGGTTTATCCCCTGATGTTGTTAGTTATAGCACTGTTATATCCGGATTTTGCCAAATCGGGAAACTGGGAAGGC GTGAATTCAGTATGGCTTTTTATTTGCATGATGAAATG GCTTTTACATTGCATCACGAAATGACACACCATGGTTCTTTGCGAGATTCTGTTATCTTTAGTGTGCTTATTAATGGACTTGAGAAGAAAGCTAGGACAAGAGAAGCTAAGGTGACCCTTCTGTCGATGATTGGTGAAGTGTATCTTTCTATTCCAACTTATATAACATGTGATACTTTGATAGAGAACTGCAGTAATAATGAATTTAAGAGTGTGGTAGGGCTTTTCAAAGGTTTCAGCATGAGGGGTTTAGTGAATGAAGCAGCTGTTAGGAACGTTGGCCCAATAGCTGATCCACAAGAGATTCTAGTTAATCATGAGGTGGCAGGCTCAAGGGTATGGAGAGTTTATTCTAGAAGGGGCAAGAAAG GGATTCCTAACAAATTGGTCCGACCTACCGGATTCTTTCGACGGAACCAGTGGATGCCAACCAAGAAGACCAAGCAAACGGTTACTCACATGGAGGCGAAAATTGACGCTTTAGAGAACGAGCTCGTAGAGATGCGATCCTCGCTGGCGGCAGTTACAACGGCGGTCAAGGACCTGCCAACATCGCTGGTGGCGATGATGGAGAAATCCATGGGCAAAACTCACCAGACAGAGGAAGCGAGTGTCAATCACGATCTGGGAGGTGTTTCTGGCATCAAAACGGGACTACAAACACAGACTCCGACCTTGAGTTCAGGAGGAGAAAAGGAGCGCAGGATTCACCAATTGCACAGGGAAGCCTTAACGGAATTCCCCAATCAGTAA
- the LOC130738202 gene encoding receptor-like protein EIX2 isoform X2: protein MGSHIIKGLLATLLLFLHAEASVHEFNRASKGSSVKCHESEKQSLLNFKQGLLDYFGMLSTWRDDEDNRDCCHWRGITCNNETGHVMVLDLHGGYWVAPRLRDWFWSKLQSITTMNMSHNGFTGTIPNLPLELASDDDDVFLILNSNQFEGGIPAFMSQAFALDLSKNKISELNTFLCGMRANTNMRTLDLSNNQIAEQLPNCWEHLNSLKCVDVSGNKLSGMIPQSMGTLIILEALVLRNNSLVGGLPSTLRNCTRLVVLDVGENLLSGPIPKWIGESLQQLKILSLRVNHFIGSLPLSLCYLQQIQVLDLSRNNLFQGIPTCLKNFTSMVERSTISSEIVKGRKISSTDTYYDVYDSNVLLMWKSTEYVFWDPEILRSIDLSSNNLTSEIPKEVVCLIGLVSLNLSRNNLSGEIPFEIGNLTSLDFLDMSRNGLHGKIPSSLSKIDRLAKLDLSHNLLYGRIPSGTQLQSFDGSSFEGNLDLCGEPVNKTCPSDKTKVKPEGVADHDDGDNSVFYEALYKSLGIGFFTGFWGLIGPILIWRPWRISYLRFLNRLIDYVYVMVTVNVAQVAKRIADY, encoded by the exons ATGGGCAGTCATATTATCAAAGGTTTGCTTGCTACATTGTTGCTCTTCTTGCACGCTGAAGCATCTGTTCATGAATTCAACCGGGCAAGCAAGGGCTCATCTGTGAAATGTCATGAGAGCGAGAAACAATCACTCCTCAACTTCAAACAAGGTCTCCTGGATTACTTTGGCATGCTGTCTACGTGGAGGGATGACGAAGATAACAGAGATTGTTGCCATTGGAGAGGAATAACATGCAACAATGAAACTGGTCATGTAATGGTGCTTGATCTCCATGGTGGTTATTGGGTAGCACCGCGTTTGAGAG ATTGGTTTTGGAGCAAACTACAATCAATTACTACGATGAACATGTCCCACAATGGTTTCACTGGTACTATTCCAAATTTACCACTCGAGCTTgctagtgatgatgatgatgtatttttaattttgaattcaaaccagTTTGAAGGTGGAATTCCAGCATTTATGTCACAAGCATTTGCACTGGATCTCTCCAAAAATAAGATTTCAGAATTGAATACATTCTTGTGTGGCATGAGAGCAAATACAAACATGAGAACTTTGGATTTGTCAAACAATCAAATAGCAGAGCAGCTGCCTAATTGCTGGGAACATCTAAACTCATTAAAATGTGTTGATGTAAGTGGTAATAAGTTGTCAGGAATGATTCCACAGTCCATGGGCACCCTTATTATTTTGGAAGCTTTGGTTTTACGAAACAACAGTTTAGTTGGGGGACTACCTTCCACTTTGAGAAATTGCACCAGATTAGTTGTACTAGACGTGGGTGAAAATTTATTATCTGGACCAATACCCAAATGGATTGGTGAAAGTCTACAgcaattgaaaattttgagccTGCGAGTAAATCATTTCATTGGAAGTCTTCCATTATCTCTTTGTTATTTGCAACAGATTCAAGTCTTGGACCTTTCAAGGAATAACTTATTCCAAGGGATTCCGACATGTCTGAAGAATTTTACTTCCATGGTTGAAAGGAGTACAATCTCAagtgaaattgtaaagggaagaAAAATATCATCTACAGATACTTACTATGATGTTTATGACTCTAATGTGTTATTGATGTGGAAAAGTACAGAGTATGTGTTTTGGGATCCAGAGATTCTGAGGAGCATTGATCTCTCAAGCAACAATTTGACAAGTGAAATACCAAAAGAGGTTGTATGTTTAATTGGATTAGTTTCTCTGAATTTATCACGAAACAATCTGAGTGGAGAGATCCCTTTTGAGATTGGGAATTTAACTTCTCTTGATTTTCTTGACATGTCAAGAAATGGTTTACATGGCAAAATTCCTTCATCTCTTTCAAAAATTGATCGTCTAGCAAAACTAGACTTGTCACACAACTTGCTCTATGGAAGAATCCCATCTGGAACACAGTTGCAGAGCTTTGATGGTTCTAGTTTTGAAGGGAATCTTGATCTTTGTGGTGAGCCAGTGAACAAAACTTGTCCAAGTGATAAGACCAAAGTGAAGCCTGAAGGAGTAGCAGatcatgatgatggtgataattcAGTTTTCTATGAAGCATTGTACAAGAGCTTGGGCATAGGATTCTTCACAGGATTTTGGGGCTTGATTGGGCCTATACTCATATGGAGACCTTGGAGAATTTCTTACCTGAGGTTCTTGAACAGATTGATAGACTATGTATATGTCATGGTTACAGTGAATGTGGCACAGGTGGCTAAAAGGATAGCAG attATTAG
- the LOC130738202 gene encoding receptor-like protein EIX2 isoform X1, with the protein MAMSSSFYSPNYAALVKLDLSYNNLSSSSFHSIFNFSSKIREIYLRNCTLMDRSFLVSPAFTVNSSSSLLILDLSSNFLKSSVIFHFLFNFTTSLRSLDLGENWIEGPLPDGFGKVLNSLEFLNIASNQLQGKIPVYLGNICTLRELYLRKNNFSGDIPNIFQNSTRGNMYKFQYLDLSDNWITGMLPNLSTFPSLRKLDLSNNKLTGEIPKSIGLLHELESLHLEGNYLGGDIMESYFTNLFMLKELDLTDNPLSLNFSTSWVPPFHLYNLGLASCRLGPSFPNWLQTQSHLSFLDISNAEINDCVPDWFWSKLQSITTMNMSHNGFTGTIPNLPLELASDDDDVFLILNSNQFEGGIPAFMSQAFALDLSKNKISELNTFLCGMRANTNMRTLDLSNNQIAEQLPNCWEHLNSLKCVDVSGNKLSGMIPQSMGTLIILEALVLRNNSLVGGLPSTLRNCTRLVVLDVGENLLSGPIPKWIGESLQQLKILSLRVNHFIGSLPLSLCYLQQIQVLDLSRNNLFQGIPTCLKNFTSMVERSTISSEIVKGRKISSTDTYYDVYDSNVLLMWKSTEYVFWDPEILRSIDLSSNNLTSEIPKEVVCLIGLVSLNLSRNNLSGEIPFEIGNLTSLDFLDMSRNGLHGKIPSSLSKIDRLAKLDLSHNLLYGRIPSGTQLQSFDGSSFEGNLDLCGEPVNKTCPSDKTKVKPEGVADHDDGDNSVFYEALYKSLGIGFFTGFWGLIGPILIWRPWRISYLRFLNRLIDYVYVMVTVNVAQVAKRIADY; encoded by the exons ATGGCTATGTCATCCTCTTTCTACTCTCCAAACTATGCTGCTCTTGTTAAGCTTGATCTCTCTTATAATAATTTGAGTTCATCATCATTTCATAGTATTTTCAACTTCAGCTCAAAAATACGAGAGATTTATCTCAGAAATTGCACTCTCATGGATAGAAGTTTTCTTGTATCACCGGCTTTCACTGTGAACTCTTCATCCTCTCTTCTCATCCTTGATCTCTCCTCTAATTTCTTGAAATCTTCTGTTAtatttcatttcctttttaaCTTCACCACCAGTCTTCGTAGTCTCGATCTTGGTGAAAATTGGATAGAAGGTCCACTTCCAGATGGATTTGGGAAAGTATTGAACTCTCTTGAATTTCTAAATATCGCTTCTAACCAACTGCAAGGCAAGATTCCAGTTTACCTTGGAAATATATGTACACTGCGAGAATTATACCTTCGCAAAAACAACTTTAGTGGAGATATTCCAAACATCTTTCAAAATTCTACCAGGGGCAACATGTATAAGTTTCAGTATTTGGATTTATCTGACAACTGGATTACTGGCATGCTACCCAATCTTTCAACTTTTCCATCTCTTAGGAAATTGGATCTTTCCAATAACAAGTTAACTGGAGAAATACCTAAAAGCATTGGATTGCTACATGAGTTGGAGTCTCTGCACCTAGAGGGGAATTACTTAGGTGGCGACATCATGGAATCATATTTCACTAATTTGTTCATGTTGAAAGAATTGGACTTAACAGACAACCCATTGTCTCTGAATTTCAGTACTAGTTGGGTTCCACCTTTTCATTTATATAATTTGGGACTTGCATCTTGCAGGTTAGGTCCTAGTTTCCCAAATTGGCTCCAAACTCAAAGTCACTTGAGCTTTCTAGATATTTCTAATGCTGAGATTAATGATTGTGTACCAGATTGGTTTTGGAGCAAACTACAATCAATTACTACGATGAACATGTCCCACAATGGTTTCACTGGTACTATTCCAAATTTACCACTCGAGCTTgctagtgatgatgatgatgtatttttaattttgaattcaaaccagTTTGAAGGTGGAATTCCAGCATTTATGTCACAAGCATTTGCACTGGATCTCTCCAAAAATAAGATTTCAGAATTGAATACATTCTTGTGTGGCATGAGAGCAAATACAAACATGAGAACTTTGGATTTGTCAAACAATCAAATAGCAGAGCAGCTGCCTAATTGCTGGGAACATCTAAACTCATTAAAATGTGTTGATGTAAGTGGTAATAAGTTGTCAGGAATGATTCCACAGTCCATGGGCACCCTTATTATTTTGGAAGCTTTGGTTTTACGAAACAACAGTTTAGTTGGGGGACTACCTTCCACTTTGAGAAATTGCACCAGATTAGTTGTACTAGACGTGGGTGAAAATTTATTATCTGGACCAATACCCAAATGGATTGGTGAAAGTCTACAgcaattgaaaattttgagccTGCGAGTAAATCATTTCATTGGAAGTCTTCCATTATCTCTTTGTTATTTGCAACAGATTCAAGTCTTGGACCTTTCAAGGAATAACTTATTCCAAGGGATTCCGACATGTCTGAAGAATTTTACTTCCATGGTTGAAAGGAGTACAATCTCAagtgaaattgtaaagggaagaAAAATATCATCTACAGATACTTACTATGATGTTTATGACTCTAATGTGTTATTGATGTGGAAAAGTACAGAGTATGTGTTTTGGGATCCAGAGATTCTGAGGAGCATTGATCTCTCAAGCAACAATTTGACAAGTGAAATACCAAAAGAGGTTGTATGTTTAATTGGATTAGTTTCTCTGAATTTATCACGAAACAATCTGAGTGGAGAGATCCCTTTTGAGATTGGGAATTTAACTTCTCTTGATTTTCTTGACATGTCAAGAAATGGTTTACATGGCAAAATTCCTTCATCTCTTTCAAAAATTGATCGTCTAGCAAAACTAGACTTGTCACACAACTTGCTCTATGGAAGAATCCCATCTGGAACACAGTTGCAGAGCTTTGATGGTTCTAGTTTTGAAGGGAATCTTGATCTTTGTGGTGAGCCAGTGAACAAAACTTGTCCAAGTGATAAGACCAAAGTGAAGCCTGAAGGAGTAGCAGatcatgatgatggtgataattcAGTTTTCTATGAAGCATTGTACAAGAGCTTGGGCATAGGATTCTTCACAGGATTTTGGGGCTTGATTGGGCCTATACTCATATGGAGACCTTGGAGAATTTCTTACCTGAGGTTCTTGAACAGATTGATAGACTATGTATATGTCATGGTTACAGTGAATGTGGCACAGGTGGCTAAAAGGATAGCAG attATTAG